From Triticum aestivum cultivar Chinese Spring chromosome 4A, IWGSC CS RefSeq v2.1, whole genome shotgun sequence, a single genomic window includes:
- the LOC123082609 gene encoding uncharacterized protein → MLDLAARRRRIKGRLAAAPRPAGAESRRESQTHRPGGATEVASPVPSRSTGGTMDVGSGAPEETRPRSRRPSLRLRAAYKRLVLLLTKVSTGLRIPSPPPPPPNKLNIDDPDEDRISALTDDILLGILERLDLRDAVRAGAVSTRWQHLPHRLSRLHLDVRHFGGATDPVATMEAFTAAMCRLLSPPAPAECKRAIKTLLLDFFPESDPHLISIGRAVEDVVTRGETECLEFYIRSTCAEEAGGVRAQSAKEFMSFSRDCPVAFRWLTVLTLTQLMFRDTDVAEIIRACDNLKHLTLRFCTLVKEHSTSTVKIDTPCSGLQVLDLFRFVCTRVELVSVPKLRKVWCESWYRGNPPVSFGYVPELRDVTFSSHAMTWQAPFLLSECMSRSATNLSKLSFNFCCQMIWIKPEHPKHLTAMFRNLTDVEFFAIFPECDLSWTLFILEAAPALQTFNLSRERHACLGTVEDSAKKTNVMWDPSKNLKHLNLKSLMMSGFEEKDKVTNYIRLVMERAVGLKRIEMYGVHPCEKCDATDPTRSQVNEACRRRVKERLTHGSSSTVEILIMYYIVS, encoded by the exons ATGTTAGACCTGGCCGCGCGACGGAGGCGGATCAAAGGGCGACTAGCGGCAGCGCCCCGGCCGGCCGGAGCGGAATCTAGGAGGGAGAGTCAGACGCACCGACCTGGCGGCGCGACGGAGGTGGCTTCCCCCGTACCGTCCAGATCCACGGGCGGGACGATGGACGTGGGGAGCGGAGCGCCGGAGGAGACGCGGCCACGGAGCAGGAGGCCGTCCCTACGGCTCCGGGCCGCATACAAGCGATTGGTTCTGCTTCTAACCAAGGTTTCAACCGGCCTCCgaatcccgtcgccgccgccgccgccgccgaacaaGCTCAACATCGACGACCCAGACGAGGATAGAATCAGCGCGCTCACCGACGACATCCTCCTCGGAATCCTCGAGCGCCTCGACCTGCGCGACGCGGTCCGCGCCGGTGCAGTCTCCACGCGGTGGCAGCACCTCCCCCACCGGCTCTCGCGCCTGCACCTCGACGTCCGCCACTTCGGCGGAGCGACTGATCCAGTCGCGACCATGGAGGCGTTCACGGCCGCGATGTGCAGATTGCTGTCTCCTCCGGCTCCGGCCGAGTGCAAGCGCGCCATCAAGACCCTCCTCCTCGACTTCTTCCCTGAGTCGGACCCTCACCTGATATCCATAGGCCGCGCCGTCGAGGACGTTGTCACCCGCGGTGAGACTGAATGTCTTGAATTTTACATACGCTCGACATGCGCGGAAGAAGCTGGCGGGGTGCGTGCGCAGTCCGCGAAGGAGTTCATGTCCTTCTCCCGTGACTGCCCAGTTGCGTTCCGCTGGCTCACCGTGCTAACTCTCACGCAACTCATGTTCCGAGACACCGATGTGGCCGAAATCATTAGGGCTTGCGATAACCTCAAGCACCTCACCCTTAGATTCTGCACACTGGTTAAGGAGCACTCCACGTCCACGGTCAAGATCGACACGCCGTGCTCTGGGCTCCAGGTGCTCGACTTGTTCCGCTTTGTTTGCACGCGGGTCGAGCTTGTCTCTGTCCCCAAGCTCAGGAAAGTGTGGTGCGAATCATGGTACAGGGGGAACCCCCCGGTGAGCTTCGGCTACGTTCCAGAGCTTCGCGATGTGACCTTCAGCTCTCATGCCATGACGTGGCAGGCACCATTCTTGCTGAGCGAGTGCATGTCAAGGAGTGCCACCAACCTGTCTAAACTCTCTTTTAATTTTTGCTGCCAAATG ATTTGGATTAAGCCGGAACATCCAAAGCACCTCACTGCTATGTTCAGAAACCTGACGGATGTGGAGTTTTTCGCTATCTTTCCTGAGTGTGATCTGAGCTGGACCCTGTTTATCCTTGAAGCTGCACCTGCGCTACAGACTTTCAAC TTGTCTCGAGAACGGCATGCTTGTCTCGGAACGGTCGAGGACAGTGCCAAGAAGACCAATGTGATGTGGGACCCATCCAAGAATTTGAAGCACCTGAACTTGAAGTCGCTGATGATGTCCGGGTTCGAGGAGAAAGACAAGGTGACAAACTACATAAGGCTAGTCATGGAGCGAGCTGTGGGATTGAAGAGAATCGAGATGTATGGTGTACACCCATGTGAGAAATGCGATGCCACTGACCCGACGAGATCCCAGGTGAATGAAGCTTGCAGGCGTCGGGTCAAGGAGCGACTCACACATGGATCCTCCTCAACCGTGGAGATATTAATAATGTACTACATCGTCTCATAA